The Impatiens glandulifera unplaced genomic scaffold, dImpGla2.1, whole genome shotgun sequence genome has a window encoding:
- the LOC124918213 gene encoding serine/threonine-protein kinase BSK1-like, producing the protein MAALISLTSPVFSISGKFEEMTLKSGLIADGEGELVGWMRHVDASRSMNQENTRDLVATLAPLQNKPDIQSYVMLGIPKHEEAPATPQHPLSPMGDVCHRMDLTTINQILVTTNELSFQEWTQQMKDTLDARKRGDLAFRDKDFRTAIYCYSQFIDVGTMISPTVYGRRSLCYLMCEQPDAALRDAIQAQCVLPDWSTAFYMQAVALAKMDMHKDAADMLNEVAAIEDKKHKGGGTGRWHFFYFI; encoded by the exons ATGGCTGCATTAATCTCATTAACATCACCTGTGTTCTCTATATcggggaaatttgaggaaatgaccctaaaaagcGGTCTAATAGCGGATGGTGAGGGCGA GTTGGTTGGTTGGATGCGTCACGTagatgcgtcacgcag TATGAACCAAGAGAACACAAGAGACCTGGTTGCTACCCTTGCCCCATTGCAGAATAAACCTGAT ATTCAATCTTATGTGATGCTTGGTATCCCTAAACATGAAGAGGCACCAGCCACCCCTCAACATCCTCTTTCACCAATGGGCGATGTCTGTCATAGAATGGACCTCACAACCATCAATCAAATCTTGGTAACAACTAATGAG CTTTCTTTTCAAGAATGGACACAACAGATGAAAGACACGCTGGATGCAAGGAAGCGTGGTGACTTGGCATTCCGTGATAAGGATTTTAGAACTGCTATATATTGTTATTCTCag TTCATAGATGTGGGAACGATGATTTCCCCAACTGTATATGGAAGACGAAGTCTATGTTATCTTATGTGCGAGCAACCTGATGCAGCTCTTCGAGATGCCATACAAGCCCAGTGTGTCCTCCCCGATTGGTCGACTGCTTTTTACATGCAGGCGGTTGCCCTTGCGAAGATGGACATGCACAAAGATGCAGCCGATATGCTTAACGAAGTTGCTGCCATAGAAGATAAGAAGCACAAAGGAGGAGGAACTGGCAGATggcattttttctattttatttga